The Bosea beijingensis genome contains the following window.
ATCGGATTGAGCGAGGAGTAGGGATCTTGGAAGACTGCCTGGATCAGCCGCGCGCGCTCCAATCGCGAGTAGGAAACGATCGGCCTGCCACCCACCGAAACAGCCCCGCTGCTCGGCTTCTCGATTCCGAGAACGAGTTTTGCCAGCGTACTTTTGCCGGAGCCCGACTCGCCGACGATGCCGAGCGTCCCGCCGCGCTGTACCTCGAGATCGACACCACGCAGCGCGTGCAGAGCGTGGCTGGTTCGAAAGCCATTGCGGATATGATAGGTTCGCGTGGCATTCACGACACGCAGTGCCAGACCGCTCATGCTGCGGCCTCCGCTTGGCCAAGCCAGACGGAACCGTCACTCGCTTGTATCTCTTCCGAGCGCAGGCAGCGTGCCTTTCGCCGGGGAGCGAAACTTCGCAGCAAGATTGGCTTCGCGGCGCATTCCGAATTTGCGTAGGGACACCGCTCCAGAAAGCCGCAGCGCGCAAGTTCGCCCTTTTGCCTGGGCACCATCCCCGGGATGAACCCGAGCGGCGCCTCACGGTCCTGTCCCAACATCGGGATGGAGCGCAGCAGTCCCTCCGTATAGGGATGCGACGGCGAGCCGAGGACCTCATGACAGCGGCCGGTCTCGACGACTTCGCCGCCGTACATCACCGTCACTCGGTCGGCCATAGCGGACACTACGCCTACATCATGGGTAATCAGGATCAGGCCGACACCCGTCTCCTGTTGGATTGTTTTGAGCAGCCGGAGGATCTGCCCTTGAGTGGTCACGTCGAGAGCGGTGGTCGGTTCATCGGCGATGATGAGCTCAGGTTCGCAGAGTAGCGCCATGGCGATCATGACGCGCTGCCGCAGGCCGCCCGATAGCTGCTGCGGAAATTGCCGGACGCGTTCCGCTGGCGATGGGACGCCAACCTTCCCAAGGAGATCGACCGCCCTGTCCAGGGCCTCGCGGCGGCCTACCGCACGATGCTGACGGAAGACCTCGGTCATTTGGTCGCCGATCCGATAGCACGGATCGAGCGCTGTCATCGGATCCTGAAAGATCATCGCGATGCGCTCACCGCGCAGCGCCCGAAGCCGCTTCGGCGAAAGACCGAGAAGTGACACGCCAGAGAGTTCCAGCTTCTCCGCATCGACCCGGATGCCGGGCTTCAACAGGCGCATGATGGCGAGGGCCGTCATGCTTTTGCCGCAGCCGGATTCGCCGACGATGGCATGGGTTTCTCCGCGCTCCAGTGTCAGGTCGAAATGCCGCACGGGACGCAGAATCCCATCATGGGTCTGAATGCTGATCCGCAGCCCTTCGATGTCGAGCAATGGCGAACTCATCCGGCGCGGCCCTCCGGAGCTGTCAGGTCGCGCAGGGCATCGCCGATCAGGTTGATCGCCAGAATGAGCAGGATAAGTCCGACACCGGGGATCGCGACGATCCAGGGGCGGAACATCAGCTGGTTCTTGGCCTCGGAGATCATCAGACCCCAGGACAGAGCCGGCGGTTGCACGCCAAGTCCAAGGAATGACAAAGCTGACTCCGCCAGGATCGCATGGGCGAGCTCCAGAGAGACGACGACGATCAACGGCCCTCGAATATTGGGCAGGATCTCCACCAGAAGGGTGCGCCAGTGCGAGCTGCCGATCGTACGGGCCGCCGTGATGAACTCGCGGCTCATCAATTGCTGCGTTGCACTGCGTGAGACGATCGCGAACTGATCCCACAGCAGGAGCCCGATGACGAGGATCAGGAGTTGAAGCGAGCTACCGACCAGCGCCACGACCACGAGTGCCACGAGCGTAACCGGAAGCGCTAACCGAACGGTGATCACGAAGGTGATCACCGCATCAACACGTCCGCCGAAGTAGCCCGCGCAGATACCCAGCGTCGTGCCGATCAACGCTGAGAGCGCGACTGTCAGTATGCCGACCAGGAGCGAGATCCGGGCGCCGTAAAGCAATCGCGCGAAATTGTCCCGGCCCAGGCTGTCGGTCCCAAGCGGGTGACCCCAGCTCCCGGCGACGTTCCAGACGGGCGGCACAAAACGTTGTGCCAGATTCTGCAAGGTTGGATCCGCCGAGGTCAGGAACGGAGCGAGCATCGATAGAAGGACGATCACAAAGAGAATCGTGCTTCCGACGACGAGGCTCCGGTGCGCCAGCGCTCTGCGCAAAAGGATGCGCCTCGCTGACAGCGGCAGTTCGACCGTGATCGTGCTGTCTGTGACGAGAGCCATCACGACACCCGGATACGCGGGTCGATCATGACGTTCGCCAGATCGGCCATGAAAGTCAGGATCGCATAGGTTGTGGCGGCAAATAGCAAGATCGCCTGGATCACCTCGATATCGGCGCGCTGGATCGATTCCCAGGCCAGTTGGCCGATGCCGTTAAGTTGGAAGATCGTCTCGATCACGACGGAGCCGCCGAGCATGAAGCCGAGCTGGACAGCCACGAGCGCAACGACCGGCGCCATCGCGTGGCGCAGTCCATGACGGATCACAACCCGCCAGGGCGCCAATCCATAAGCGCGTGCGGTGCGGACATGGTCCGACTCCAGGACCTCGATCATTCCCGAGCGGGTCAGGCGCATCAGGGCCGGCGTCGAGTAATACCCAAGCGCTATCGAAGGCAGTACGTAATGTTGCCAGCTCTGCGCCCCAGAGATTGGCAGCCAGCCAAGATAGACGCCGAAGAAGTAGCTGAGCCCCAAGGCGAAGATGAAGGACGGCATCGACTGCCCGGCTACGGCCAGCACCAGCGAGAAGCGGTCGATCAGTGATCCGGGACGGAGAGCCGCCAACACCCCGAGGGGGATCGAGAGGGTCAGGGCAAAGGCAAGGGCGGTGAGACTTAATGTGCCCGTCACCCGGAGGTGATCGAAAATGATCTCGCTGACGTTCATGCGCAGATAGAAGGACCGCCCGAAATCGCCCGATAGCAGCCGAGCAACCCATTCGCCGTATTGCTGTACGAGAGGCCGATCGAAGCCATATAGCGTCCTGGCCGCTGCGACATCAGCTGCTGAGGCTCCCTCTCCCACCATCGCCGCCGCGGGATCGCCCGAAAGATGGACGAGCAGGAAGGCAATAACCGAGGTGACGAAGATCACGCCAAGCGTCAGCAGCCCGCGCCTCACCGTAAAGGTCAGCATTGCCGGGAACCTGGCTTGTCCGCAGCGCTGCGGAGATTTGCGGCCGTGAAGCTCATCAGTTCCACTTGCCGAGATAGAAGTGCGCGAGCTCGTCCGACGTTACCGGATAGTCGAGTTGCCTGTTGAAGGCGTAGGTCCGCCCATAGATGAAGAGCGGTATGGCGTAGGCTTGGTCCGCAATCCGGCTCAGCGCCCTGGTGTAGAGGTGTTTGCGCTGCGTCTCGTCGACGGTGCCTTCAGCTTGCTTCAGTGTGGCCGTGAGCTCGGCATCGCGCGCATAATCTTCGACATCGCCATTGAAATAGTAGCCGGCGGATGCAGACGCATCCAAGATCCCGTTGGAGCCGTAGGTCATGTGCGTGAGCCCGGCTTTTCCGCTTTGGACCAGCGGCCTGAGTGCTCGCCAGGTCAAGAACTGGATGTTGGTCTCGATCCCGACTGCGCGCAGATAGTTCGTTACGGCCTCGGAGAACGGCCTGTCGCGATACGCGTAGAAATCGAGCTTCAGGCCGTTCGGGTACCCTGCTTCCCTAAGGAGATCCTTTGCTCGCGCGGGATTGTATTCGTACTGTTTAACCTTGGTGTCGCAGCCGAACTGCAGTGGCACGCACATCGCCTCCTGGACGATGGAGGAATCGCCAACCAGGTCCTTTGCGATCGCCTGGCGATCAATGGCGTGGGCCATCGCCTGACGCACCCGCACGTCCTTCAATGGGCTGTCGCCGCTCCGGCCGGCGGAATCTACCATCAGGAAGGAAATGCGCATGGTCGGAGCGGCGGAAACCTTAAGGTTGCCCATCGCGGCCAGCGGAGCCGCATTCTCCTTGGGTACGCCCCAAACCCAGTCCACACCGCCGGATACGAGTTCGGCGACCTGGGTCTCCGGGTCCTTGATTGTCCGGAAAACAATCTTGCCGATGCTTGGCTTCCCCTTCGGGCTGCCGTCGAAATAGGCGGCATTCTTCTCCAAAGTCAGGGTCTGGCCCGCTCGAAACTGGGTGAGCTTGTAGGGGCCGGTGCAGACGGGCTGTACCGCCCCCCAATCCTTGCGCACCTTGCCGCCGGCGGCCGGAACTTCGGGCGCCTTCTCGTAATGCCCAGCGGGATAGATTGGCGTCGTTCCCGAAAGATATTCGAAGGCGGCCGGCGTTGGCGCGTTGGTGTGAATACGCACTCGATAGGGAGCGACCACCTCCACGTTCTTGATCCAGTCGACCAGCACGCGCAGCACCATGTTACTGTCCGGCGCCGCCACATGATTGAGCGTGTAGGCAACGTCATTTGCCGTGAAATCCGCTCCGTTGTGGAACTTCACACCCTTGCGAAGCTCAAGTTCCAGGACGGTGGGCTCGATCCACTTCCAGCTCGTGGCGAGGAGCGGCTTGTACTCTTGTGAGATCGGGTCGCGATGGATCAGCGTGTCACATTGAGAATAGGCGGTGATCAACGCTTCGCGCGAGTTGCCATAATAGATATCCGCCGTCTCTACTTCGCTCGACGTCGTCCAAGTCAGCGTGTCATTGGCCTTGCCGGCTTGAACAGGCGAACTCAGCAACAGTGCAGCAAGGCTGGCTGGGGCAAAAAGACCAAATCTCATCGCGTTCTCCCGAACATGTCGTCGGCCCGTCGCGGCTATTGCCGTCATCCGGGCCAATCCCCGTTTCTCCGCGACCGCAGCGTCGCGGTGCTTCAAAAATCTAAAAACGCACTATATGAATAATGTAAAGCTTTTCACGCATTATCAAGAGAAAACTTGTGGCGCACCGACTTTTGCAATCCACTCCCTATCTAGCTCGCGACAACAAGGCGCGTCGCCACGAGATTGAGATGAAAATGTTTAATTTCAGGGGCTTGGAAGCGCTGGTGGCGTTCGTCGAAGCTGGCTCGATCGCGAAGGCGGCCGAACAGCTTGATCGAACGCCCCCTCAAATTGGCAGACTCCTGAATGCCCTGGAGGCAGAACTGGGCTTCACGGTCTTCGACCGCCGGTCGAAGCCGCTCGCACTGACCAAGGAGGGACGAAATTTTGCTCTCCAAGTTAAGGTGGCGCTGGCTGGTGTTGGGCGCCTTGGAGCTGTCGCGCGGCAGTTGCGTTCGATGGAGCGAGCACATCTGCGCATCTTGACGGCCCCATTCCTCGCACCGGCACTGGTGATCGATGCAATCGGCCGGGTCGCACAGCGTTACCCGGAATTCACCGCTGAGATCGATTCCCGTATCAGACTCGACATCGAAGAGTGGATCCAGAAGGAGAGCTTCGACATTGGTATCGCCGTGTTGCCCATACAGAGCGCGGCATTCCGGACGGAACCCCTGATAGAAGTCGAAGCCATGTGCGCAATGTCCGTCGGGCATCCGCTCGCGGAGCGTGCAGTTGTTGAATTCGAGGACCTTATTGGCCTCGAACTTGTCATGCAGCACCCGCGTTCTAAAGTGCGCACCTTCATTGAAGGCCTGGCAAGGCAGCGCGGCACCAATCTGGATATCCGTTTCGAAGCTCCAAACGGTATCATTGCCACTCAGATGGTTGCTCGCGGCTTGGGCTGCGGCATCATAGATCCGCTTGTGGCGCAGTCTGCCGGCGCGGCCAACCTTGTGCTCCGGCCTTTCAGGCCGTCGCTTAAAATCTCCTATGGCTTTGTTTTCCCCGAATGGGTTGTACCCTCGCCGCTGATCAACAGTCTGATGGACGAAATCCGGCGCGCCTGCACAAGCGGCGACGCCAGCCGCCTCAGAAACCTTGTGTGATGGGCACGCACGGCGGCGCATGATTACGAAAGCCGGTTCTTGTAGATTCGTCCGTCCTTCAAGATCAGATCGAGTTTTTCTCCCTGGCCTACCAGCAGGTTGATATCGTCCAGCGGATTGCCGTCGACAGCGAGAAGATCTGCTCGTGCCCCGACCGCCACAACGCCCAATTGCCCTGGCATCTGAAACAGATCTGCCGCGTAACAAGTCGCGGAGCGGATCACTTCCGCGACCGACAGCACCTCGGATCTGATCTTAAATTCCAGGGTCTGATGCCGGTGCAGCGGCCCGATTAGATCCGTCCCATAGGCCATGTTCAGTTTATGGCGTGCGGCCACCTCGAGAGATGCTGAGCCAACGTCGAGCACAGTCTTGATCTTCGCGTGAAGCTCGGGAGGCATGCCGATCTCAAGGCCCTCCTGCCACATCGTCTCGTAGGCGACGAGCGTTGGCACCATGAAAGCATCCCGTTCAGCGATCAGGCTCGCGGCCTCGTCGTCGAGAAAATTGCAGTGCTCGACAGAGCGGACGCCGAAACGAACCGCTCGGGCGATTTGGCGGGCCGTATAGGTGTGAGCCATGACGTAGCGGTTCGCCATGGCCGCCTCCTCGACCGCAGCGCGGATTTCCTCTTCCGAGAACTGATCGTTGTCGATCGGATCGGTGTATGAGGCGATCCCACCCCCGGCCATGATCTTGACCTGGGAGGCGCCGCGCCGGAGTTCGTCCCGCGCGGCCGCTCTGACCTCGGGGACACCGTTGCAAACGCGCCCTAGGCTCGGAACGGCGTAGTGGCCGTCATAGGCATTCTCACCCGCGCCGCGCATGTCACCATGGCCGCCTGATTGGGAGAGTGCCTTGCCGCTGTAGAGAATGCGCGGCGACGGAATGAGCCCCTCTTCGACCGCACGGGCAAGTCCGAACTCAGCGCCACCGCCATCTCGCACCGTCGTGAAGCCGCGCATCAGCATGCCCTCCAATATCGGGAGAGCGCGGATGGCTGTGTAAAATGGGGACCAGGTTGTCAGCAGCTTGAAGCTGTTCATCGGCACGATCACATGGACGTGCGCATCACAAAGGCCGGGCATCAGCACGCGGCCGCGCAGATCGAGTCGCTGAGCGGAAGACGCGCCTACCGTCGGTTCCCCGATTTCGGCGATACGCCCATGTCTGATGAGCACCTCGCGCTCTGACGAGACCGTGCCGGCGATCACATCCATGACACAGGCATTGGTGAGAAGAAGATCGTCCATGGATGCCTCGTCTTCGATTGATTGAAAGAGAGAATTCAGAGTTTCGTCCACGTCGATAGGAGCAGTCGTGCGGTGTCATAAAGCATGATTGGTTCGTCTAGAAAAATTTTCGTCGCACCTAACTCGTTTTGAAAAGATGACGCTGAAATAGAACGTAAGCATGTAGCTCGGATCATGGGAATCTTATCTGACAACATAGGGGCGGGTATCGTGATTGCGGCGCCGCTAAAGGGAATTTTGCTCTACGGTGACTGTAGAAATTACTCTAAAGAAAACCCATGTCGTAATGGATCCCGCTCATCGACAAAGATCGTGTTATGCCCGGTGATGCGTGCCCAACCTGCGACGCTCGGCATGATGGCCGGGGACGTTCCAACAAGCGCAGCAGATTCGAGCCTGCAGTCGAACATCGTACCGATGAGGCTCTCATGAATGAACTCGTCGCCTACGGCCATAAGCCCTTTGGCATGCCGCTGGGCCATTCGTGCGGAAGAGCCGGTTCCGCAAGGGGAACGGTCAATTCCTCCATCTCCGTAAAAGACTGCATTGCGTGCATGAGCTCGCGCATTTTTGGGACCATCGGTCCACATCACATGGCTCACGCCCGCGATAAGCGAATTGTCGGGATGAACCGGTGCGACGGCTTCTTGTGCTGCTGCCCGAACGATCGGACTGAGCTTCGTGATCTCAGAAGCCCTCATTCCATCCAGACCACTCCAATTGGGTTGTGGCTCGATGATCACATAGTAATTGCCGCCATAGGCAACGTCGACAACTAACTCTCCTAATCCTGGAATGTCTAATTTCACGTCTGCCGCATGTAGATAGCTGGCCACGTTGAACAGCCTGACCTGGTCGACGTATCCGTCCTTCTGAGTGAAATCGACGGAAACCACGCCGGCAGGCACTTCTAGTTTCATACGTCCCGGAGTTGCGGGCTGAACGAGGCCCTCTTCGATGGCGACTGTCACCGTTCCGATCGTTCCGTGCCCGCACATCGGGAGGCACCCGCTGACCTCGATAAACAGGATGCCGAGATCGCAATCAGAGCGGGAAGGTGGGTAGAGTATCGAGCCTGACATCGCATCGTGGCCCCGCGGTTCGAACATCAAGGCGCGCCTAACCCAGTCGTGTTCAGAAACGAACCGCTGCCGCCGCTGCGCCATATCCAGCCCGGCCAGTATGGGCGCTCCTCCTGCCACAACCCTGACTGGATTGCCGCAGGTGTGCGCGTCGATACAGAAGAACGAGTGCCGTTTCATATCGCTATGCTCCAAATCGGGAGATTGAACAGGGCGAAAGGTCAACTGAGGTCGGGCGGCCCGCTATAATATCGGCTACGAGCCGACCGGTTGTAGGAGCCATCGTTAATCCACAATGGCCGTGGCCAAATGCGTAGATTACATCCGAACGGCGCGGCGATTGACCGAGCACGGGGAGAGAATCTGGGGTAGCAGGCCGATGACCGGCCCAAGGTGCCCCGCCGCGCAAATTGAGATCTGGAAGATAAGCGCGGGCGCGCCGTGCTAACGCATCGCTGCGTCGGAAATCGGGTGGTGCATCAAGACCTGCGAACTCCGCGGCACCACCAATCCGGAGCCCCATGTCCATCGGAGTAGCAACGAACGCGTCTTCAGCGAATATAAGCTCGCGCGTCACGTCAATTCCGGGATGCGGCAACGTCAGGTTATAACCTCGCTCGGACTCGAGCAGCACCCGATCACCCACACTTCGGGCCAGTTGTCCCGACCAGGCACCAGCTGCGATAACCAAATGGTCGAAGCTAATGTGCTGATATTCGCATTCAAGGATATCCCGTCGGACCGCCAGTGCCCGCTGCCGTTCGAAGTTTACGCCGTTTGCTTCGAGCCTCTTCTGTAATGTTACTGTGAGCCTTCGTGGATCGGTAAGGTGAGACCATTGCGGAGCGAGCACTGCGCGCAAGACTGAAGGCCCCAGTGAAGGCTCTAGCGCTCGTGCCGCACATCCGTCCATCTCGTCCAGGACGATGCCGAAGCTGCGACGAAGCTCGCGATCGGGCCCGTCACGCTCAAACGCGGCGGCATTGCGGTAAACCCACAAGGCGCCCGCACGCTGAAGGTCGTGAGAGAGGTCCATCTCTGTCAATAAGTCGCCAATATCGATGGCAGCGGAAGCCAGGAGCCCGGCTAGAACCTTTGTGATGCGGCTCACCTCAGCCTGTGAGCTCGATCGCGCGAACCGCCACAGAAATGGCAAAAGCTTCACTAGGTGCTGGGGACGCACCGCGACCGGTCCTAATGGGTCAAGCAACCAACCGGGCAGCCGGGCAAAAACGGCTGGGGTTGAGGCAGGGATAATCTCGGTTATCGCGATACCGCCGGCATTTCCGAAGGATGCCTTGTCACCGTGAGGCTCGGGATCGACGACCGTAACCAAATGTCCGTCGGCTAACGCTGAGCGAGCGCAGCACAAACCGACGATACCAGCGCCTACAATAACAATCTTCGCCATAAGATCCGATCTCCGCGGCGACTTGGCTCGGCGTCACAGCCTCTTTGCGAGCCTTGGATCGAGCGAGTCGCGCAAGCCATCGCCGAGCAGGTTCACCGCCAGCACGGTGATCGACAGGAACACCGCCGGGAACAGGATGATGTGCGGACGGACCTGCCAGAGTGCTCGTCCCTCAGCCATGATGTTTCCCCACGAGGGGGTGGCCGGCGGAATACCTGCTCCAATGAATGAAAGCGCGGCCTCGATGATCATTGCGCTCGCACAGATGTAGGTCGCCTGCACGCTCATCGGCGCGAAGGTGTTTGGAAGGATGTGCTTTAAGATGATCCGAGGCGTGCGTGCGCCGTTCGCCACAGCCGCCTCGACATAGGGCTGCTCGCGCAGGGACAGCACGACGCTGCGCACCAGACGCGCTACGCGTGGAATCTCGGCGACGGTGACAGCGATGACAACATTTCCCACCGAGCCGCGCGTCAATGCCATCAGAGCGATGGCTAGCAAGATCGACGGGATCGACATCATGCCGTCGATGATCCGCATGATGACGCCATCGCTCCATCGTACAAACCCTGCGAACAGTCCGATAGCCAGTCCGATTACCGAGGCGAGGAGCGCAACAGAGAACCCGACGATCAACGAAACGCGCGTGCCGTATATGACGCGGGAATAGATGTCGCGGCCGAGCATGTCGGTGCCGAACCAGTAGAGCTCGGAGGGCACGCGCGTGCGCCGTGTCGGCGAGATCGCGGTCGGATCAATGGTCCCCAGAAGCGGCGCCAGAACTGCCACTAGTCCCATTATTGTAAGTAGACCGCCGCCGATCGCGACGGATGGATGCCGGCGCAGATAGCGGCGGAAGCGGGCGGCGCGGCCGAGTTCGGCCTTGGCCGGTGCGGCGGCGGGAGCCGCGGGGGTCGATTGCGCGGTCAATAGCGGATCCTCGGGTCGACGAGGGTATAGGTCAGGTCGATCAGCAGGTTCACCAGCAGTCCCTGAAACGACGAAGGCGCCGTCTCCGGCGCCTTCGTCATCATCGCTGCTGTCTCGTCGCTTCAGGCTGCGAACCTGAAGAACTCACTGCGCGCGGACAGCCAGCGCTCGATCCCGTCGAGATGGACGTGACCGCCGATGTCTTCGGGTGGGAGCGCCTGACGCAAGGTCGTTACCTCGCCGAGCGCCTTCGGCAGCGTCAGCCACTGGACATCGGCCTCGGTCGTCAGCCGATCGCGCAGCCAGGTCTGGCCTTTCCGCCACGCTGCAGGCGAGAGCGATTGCGGCGCCTCCAGTAAGGTCAGCCGGTTGGCGAAAGCTTTCAGCCGCTCGTCGCTGAACCCGGCCGCGATCGAGGCACGATCCGCCCAGGACGAGCCATGCCAGCGGGCGCAGGCACGGGCATCGTCGTTGGAGATGAACCCGCCGGAATAGAGCGTCGCCTCATGGTGTGGCGACGGCTCACGGTCGGCGAAGCGGTTCGCCAGGGCGGCCGCGAGGTTCGCCCGGAATCCGGCGTGATCCCGGATACGGGCCGCGCGCTCGCGGTAGAGCGGGCTATCGCGATCAGGCGGCAGGGCGTGGCAGCCCTGCTCGTAGGCCAGCAGGATCGGCTGGGCATTGGTCTTGATCATCCGGATCGGGCGAGGGCCTGAGCTGAAGATGAGCTTGCCGATCTCGTCCGCCGCGAGATCGAGATAGCTCGCCGGATCGATCGTGAGGTCGGCCGCCGCCCAGGACGTTGCGACGTTCGGGTTCGGCGTCACGCCGACGACGGGCGCCAATCGCGATGAACCGCCGAGCACGAGAACCTCCCCGCCGGCGAGCCTGCGGTTCGCGACCGCCTTGTCGGCGAGGCTCAGCAGGGTTGCGACAGTTATAGGCGCGACCTCGCGCAGATGCCGGAACAGGGCGAGCGTCGCCTTCGCGTCGGCGAGGGCATCATGGGCCGCGTCCTCGGACAGGGCGATACCATTGGCCCGACAGACCTCACCGAGCTTGAAGCTCGGCTTGCCCATGGTGTTCAGCGGTATCGAGATCACGTTC
Protein-coding sequences here:
- a CDS encoding exonuclease domain-containing protein; the protein is MFVIYDLETTGLEPQWNVPLQAAFLHTDENLACLGELSLRCRLPAHIVPSPGALMTTGIRPEQLEQAPLSSTEMLCVIAKALESWAPATIIGYNTIRYDEEILRHAFFTHLLPPYGTQLNGHRRADLLTMVRAVAMLQPNVISIPLNTMGKPSFKLGEVCRANGIALSEDAAHDALADAKATLALFRHLREVAPITVATLLSLADKAVANRRLAGGEVLVLGGSSRLAPVVGVTPNPNVATSWAAADLTIDPASYLDLAADEIGKLIFSSGPRPIRMIKTNAQPILLAYEQGCHALPPDRDSPLYRERAARIRDHAGFRANLAAALANRFADREPSPHHEATLYSGGFISNDDARACARWHGSSWADRASIAAGFSDERLKAFANRLTLLEAPQSLSPAAWRKGQTWLRDRLTTEADVQWLTLPKALGEVTTLRQALPPEDIGGHVHLDGIERWLSARSEFFRFAA